A single genomic interval of Hydractinia symbiolongicarpus strain clone_291-10 chromosome 8, HSymV2.1, whole genome shotgun sequence harbors:
- the LOC130654538 gene encoding arginine-glutamic acid dipeptide repeats protein-like, which translates to MTEQVEQQQQQNGSRKSTEKRDEEITTYSDGKNVYHINDTVYIESQRPDMPYYICSIRDFKRSKKDNITVDVIWFYRPCEIPTSVYQLLLQDRSAENGSNDNILDNPVVKSRELFISDAIDVYPASALRGHVNCRAFSDVKENVLSYISEEDNWFYILRYNPESRRMANAKGEIRIGVSHQACLPECIPLSKRKKSDLKELYDTYKEELVWDPSIPKSKLMVYLRAARSITSFNGFCNDQDACPEKNSTVSEDQTIAYSYDTLHKNRYNISEALQELIRAPSPKVTTLPMTDDERKKFMRGLRSYGKTFHKIRKELLPDRTTSELVQYYYIWKKTASAITSRPHKRGGRRNHVQSRKTRTTKPKTAEASEFLDLSSCSENECMDSDESENARNFSLYACRHCYTTESPNWHHAGKPKVLLCYSCRMHFKRYGHMRALKQEDKREPPSFIYKAAFENLDEDVNKRRMRTRRSSTPVFANSTRSRQNAEVKISSRKQVTPQNCRDNSSEKDDAETKTNGSKRKNSRDSDDNQDSKKSRIQRKESDEDADDESEGDSTESSSRPDSNNQASTESSRSHSPLPHQQQQNNGSDIQNVQDANTQNTFVPIKTEELDPPMEAYKEASPPSSPDVPDDIELNKKVIERFKHNETEADSSCSRCERIYVHKRPKKQRNPDVEAKRRDEYREREINRRREASPTPHQPAQITSHYETMRCLIQAQQNSHRFWNSNFHVPPEVHGHRSISPRDPREFMEHSNKFEHMFKTMDRPTDHRSPHAIHPLQGAQPHPAHPFTQRPADTPRDYRIPPNGRGYISSHVPTIEGIPRVSSVPTSLDGLSRAPSVPAGLDGLSRVPSIPANMEGMGVDRVPAIERPTIDPVTGLPHFQPQLHSHLHTHTHLHVHPDEIKYRGGQPPSESALFERHERAPPHPVRQPSPTAVPHRPRSRSREYNELKQYSDIVMHHDPHFRESLSRHHIPSSRESHLPIREEAISPSIPHEPSSVPTDPVAYYFWLKQRHPSQHGRMNAHTGQIHAQAPELSPHGMPQPSRHPHELRSEHEKHINEKLLLVHSEREKQAHLEHMRLIEHEKHFRHLHQAREISSRELPPRELPPRELPPRDHIESLKMKGGEHVSAIDRPPMSFRPPDIHSPYASHFMDTMRRVHEPRPIHNRNLHDPVRYSHERAERERIAHMERIAHAERFPDRGRHERPSIFGHFKPETIDLSDD; encoded by the exons ATGACGGAACAAGttgaacagcaacaacaacaaaatggtTCGAGAAAGTCAACAGAAAAAAGGGACGAAGAAATAACAACCTATTCAGATGGAAAAAATGTGTACCACATAAacg acACTGTTTATATTGAAAGCCAGCGTCCTGATATGCCCTATTATATTTGTTCaataagagattttaaaagg AGCAAGAAAGATAATATTACGGTAGATGTAATATGGTTTTATCGTCCCTGCGAAATACCAACTTCAGTTTACCAGTTACTTTTACAAGACAGAAGTGCAGAAAATG GTTCAAATGATAATATTTTGGATAACCCTGTTGTAAAAAGCAGAGAGCTCTTTATATCAGATGCCATTGATGTATATCCAGCTTCTGCACTCAG GGGACATGTTAATTGTCGTGCTTTCTCAGATGTGAAGGAAAATGTATTGAGCTACATATCCGAAGAAGATAATTGGTTTTATATACTTCGTTACAATCCTGAGTCTAG aaGAATGGCTAATGCAAAAGGCGAGATTAGAATAGGAGTCAGTCATCAg GCTTGCCTTCCTGAATGCATTCCTctttccaaaagaaaaaaaagtgacTTGAAAGAACTTTACGATACATACAAAGAGGAACTG GTTTGGGATCCCTCCATACCAAAATCAAAATTAATGGTTTACTTGCGGGCGGCTCGTAGCATCACGTCATTTAATGGTTTCTGCAATGACCAAGACGCTTGTCCTGAGAAAAACAGTACAGTGTCGGAAGATCAGACTATTGCTTATTCGTATGACACC ttgcATAAAAATAGATACAATATCTCCGAAGCTCTGCAGGAATTAATTCGCGCCCCATCACCAAAAGTCACAACTTTACCCATGACAGATGACGAAAGG aaaaagtttatgcgaggtcttAGATCATACGGAAAGACGTTCCACAAGATTCGAAAGGAGTTACTACCTGATAGAACAACG AGCGAGCTAGTGCAGTATTATTACATATGGAAGAAAACCGCCTCAGCCATAACTTCTCGTCCACATAAACGAGGAGGTCGAAGAAACCATGTCCAATCAAGAAAAACAAGGACAACTAAACCGAAAACAGCGGAAGCGTCAGAATTTT tggaCTTGAGTTCTTGCAGTGAAAACGAATGTATGGATAGTGATGAAAGTGAGAATGCAAGAAACTttag TTTGTATGCTTGCAGACATTGTTACACGACAG aatCTCCCAATTGGCATCATGCTGGTAAACCCAAGGTTTTGTTATGTTATTCCTGCCGCATGCATTTTAAGAGGTATGGTCATATGAGAGCGTTGAAGCAAGAAGACAAAAGGGAACCACCTTCTTTCATCTACAAAGCGGCTTTTGAAAATCTTGATGAAGATGTTAACAAGAGGCGCATGCGCACAAGACGATCGTCAACTCCAGTGTTTGCAAATTCTACAAGAAGCCGACAAAATGCTGAAG ttaaaattagTTCACGAAAACAAGTCACCCCACAAAACTGTCGCGATAATTCGTCAGAAAAAGACGATGCCGAAACAAAG ACGAATGGTTCCAAACGTAAAAACAGCAGAGATAGTGACGATAATCAAGATTCTAAAAAGTCGCGTATACAGCGCAAGGAGTCGGACGAG GATGCAGATGATGAATCTGAAGGAGACAGCACCGAAAGTAGCAGTCGACCAGACAGTAACAACCAAGCTTCCACGGAAAGCTCTAGGTCTCATTCTCCACTTCCTCATCAACAGCAACAAAACAATGGGAGTGATATTCAAAATGTACAAGATGCAAACACCCAAAATACATTCGTTCCTATTAAAACTGAAGAGCTCGATCCGCCAATGGAAGCATATAAAGAAGCTTCTCCACCCTCTTCCCCAGATGTCCCCGATGATATCGAACTGAACAAAAAGGTGATAGAGAGATTTAAACACAATGAAACAGAAGCGGACAGTTCATGCTCAAGGTGCGAGCGAATATATGTGCACAAGCGACCGAAGAAACAACGCAACCCTGACGTAGAG GCAAAGAGACGCGATGAGTACCGCGAACGTGAAATAAATAGACGAAGAGAAGCTTCTCCTACACCCCATCAGCCAGCACAAATTACTTCCCACTACGAAACCATGCGATGTTTAATTCAAGCTCAGCAGAATTCGCATCGATTTTGGAACAGCAATTTCCATGTTCCTCCAGAAGTACATGGTCATCGCTCCATTAGCCCAAGGGATCCTAGGGAATTTATGGAGCATTCCAATAAATTTGAACACATGTTTAAGACAATGGATCGCCCGACAGACCATCGGTCACCTCACGCCATCCACCCGTTACAAGGAGCTCAACCACATCCTGCGCACCCATTCACTCAGAGGCCAGCAGATACTCCTCGAGATTATAGAATACCTCCAAATGGGCGTGGTTATATATCAAGTCATGTTCCAACTATTGAAGGAATCCCCCGCGTGTCTAGTGTTCCAACTAGTTTAGATGGTTTATCTCGTGCACCTAGTGTTCCCGCTGGTTTAGATGGTCTATCTCGTGTACCTAGCATTCCAGCAAATATGGAAGGCATGGGGGTGGATAGAGTGCCGGCAATCGAGAGACCGACTATTGATCCGGTGACTGGCTTGCCACATTTTCAACCTCAGTTACACTCTCATTTGCATACCCATACACACCTACATGTGCACCCAGATGAAATCAAATACAGAGGAGGACAACCCCCTTCTGAATCTGCTCTATTTGAGCGTCACGAACGTGCACCACCGCACCCAGTGCGCCAACCTTCACCTACTGCTGTACCCCATCGACCACGTTCTCGCAGCAGGGAATATAACGAGTTAAAGCAATACTCTGATATAGTTATGCATCACGATCCTCATTTTCGGGAGTCTTTATCTCGACACCACATTCCTTCGTCAAGGGAAAGTCATTTACCAATACGAGAAGAAGCTATTAGTCCAAGTATACCACACGAGCCTTCAAGTGTGCCGACTGATCCAGTTGCATATTACTTTTGGTTAAAGCAGCGCCACCCTTCACAACATGGTCGAATGAATGCACATACTGGACAGATACATGCCCAAGCCCCAGAACTGAGTCCCCATGGTATGCCACAACCATCAAGACATCCTCACGAACTGAGAAGTGAGCATGAAAAACATATAAACGAGAAGCTGCTACTCGTTCATTCTGAGCGTGAAAAGCAAGCACACCTTGAACATATGAGACTTATTGAAcatgaaaaacattttcgtcACTTGCATCAAGCGCGCGAGATTTCATCGCGTGAATTGCCACCGCGCGAATTGCCACCACGTGAATTGCCACCGCGTGATCATATAGAATCATTAAAGATGAAAGGAGGAGAACATGTCTCAGCAATAGATCGTCCCCCCATGTCCTTTAGACCTCCTGATATACATTCTCCTTACGCTAGCCATTTTATGGATACCATGCGTAGAGTGCACGAACCTCGACCTATCCACAATCGAAACTTGCACGATCCTGTTCGCTACAGTCATGAACGTGCTGAACGAGAACGAATAGCGCACATGGAACGTATCGCGCACGCGGAAAGATTTCCAGATCGTGGACGCCACGAACGACCAAGTATTTTTGGTCATTTTAAACCTGAAACCATTGATCTTTCAGATGAttaa